The stretch of DNA CCCGCTGTATATCAAGGTCGATAAACACGACCAGTTTGAGAACTCTCTGGTTCACTTCGAGGGTCTGCCGGtgagaaagaagaggaagaagactgTGGTTGCTGATGGATTTGCATCTTCCAAGAGGAGTAAGGGAAACTTGGTTAAAAAAGAAACTACTGCAAATAGATAGCATTTTTAATACTACAGAAGTCGAAGTAAGCGTATAACATTCAATCATTTAAATCATGTCTATTTAGATGGGCTCGCTAAGGACGTGGTTGAGTCGAGCAATCTTGGAGGCGACAGAGACGTCAACGGTTCGCTCAGCAACCTCGACAATGAGACCACCGAGGATATCGGGGTTAaccttgaggttgagcttgagctcACCCTCACCAACGAAAGAAGAGCCAGCAATGGCGGCCTGGATTCGGTTGacggtcttcttgtcgagctCGGAGGCAGAGGTGACGGTGGCCTCAACGAGACCCTTGGATGCGTTGACGAGAGTCTCGAACTTCTCAATGATACCGGGGATGAGAGCCAGTCGGTTGTTGTCGGAGATGACGGTCAGGAAGTTGGTGAGAGTCTTGTCTCCACCAACGGCCTGGGACAGGACGTTGACGACAGTCTGCTTGTCCTCGTGAGAGAGGGTGGGGTTAGAGACAATCTGGGCAACCTCGGGCTGCTGAGCGAACACGTCCCGCAGCTTGGCGAGAGAGCCCTCAGTCTTGGAGAGGTCAGACTCCTTGGCGGCGGCGGTGTACTGAGTTAGTAAATAGCAATAGAGATTGGAAGTGTTATCTGGAGTTGGCGTGTTGGGAATTGACGTCGAGCCTTGGAAGAATGTACGAAGTTGGCATGGGAAGAGGGATTGCGCATGTCGTCTTGTTACTCCATAGAGTGTGTGTTACCCCAACATTGAGCAATTAACCTACAGTGACGAGGTTACACGAGGTTACACGCAACAAAAAGGTTGACAAAACACGATATCGAGCTCTGAGAGCTGCTCAATTCGTCGTTAAATCAGCCAGCTGCATGTTGCCTCCCATTGATCCTtcctctcctcctctcccttCCTGCATTATGTTGAGTAGTGTTGTGCTGGCCTCTACTACAGTACCACCATGATTGCATCCATCCACGTGTCAAGGGTATCATTCCAGTCGAATTGCATCTGCAACACGACCCATCAGGCCAATTCAGTTCTTGTCAATTCCTCGCTGTCGTCGTTTCCAATTGCACCGTTTCCTCCGGGAAAACCGTCCCCTCCATCCTtccaaaaaacacaattATACCCACCAGAGCAGTAGCGTAAGTACCGTCGAGGCCGAAGAGCTGGACGGGGACCTTGACAGGGGcggcggccttggtggccaTGGTTCGGGCCATGGGCCGCATGGACATCATTCGAATGGCTCGGGAAGCGAACATCTTGAggtgtggtgttgtgtcTGAGCTGAACTGTGTCGATATGTACACGGGGGAGGAAAACGGGGCGCACCATTTTTCGGTTTGAGCCAATGGGCGTGCACGCTGGGTGGTAGCGTATTTCTGGGCACGCCTCCACACTATAGAGCCCGTACTTGTGGTACCGGTTGGGAGGAATCGTAAGCGGTAAATCAGGGTTGGGGTAGTGCAGGTGCGAAATTTCAAATCATATCACCGTGAACAAGGTGCCAAAAGCGAAAATACTAAACCTCCGTACCGTCGCCCCAACCTCGACAAAATGAACCGACTCGTCTCTCGACACCTGTCGGCCCGAATTGGACGTATCGGAGCGATCCAGCCGGCCATCTCGCTGGCTCCCTTGCGGGCCTTTTCGACCTTTCCCAGACTGCgacaggagcagcagccccCCGTGGCTGAGGACTCGTTTAtcgacgaggagatcaagggcGCCACTCCCAAGCGTCAGCGGGTCCGACCCACTCGAATGAAGCCGTTTGTGGACTCGGAGGCCGCCATGTTTGCCCGAAACACCAGTGTCAGCGACATCACCTTGGTGCCCGAAACGGTCGATCTGACTGCTCTGGAAAAGCAGGATATCTACATGAAGAGCCAGCGCAAGATCACCAAGGCCGCcgtcaagttcaagacCATGACTCCCATCTCGCCCTCCATGCGATGGTACAAGGCTGCCATCTACCCTTACCTGTGGAAGGGCAAGCCCCACCGGGCTCTGACTGTGGCCCGAAAGGCCCGAAACGGTCGGTGTAGCAACACTGGCCGAGTCGTGACTCGACACCAGGGTGGAGgacaccgacgacgagtgCGGCTCATTGATTTCTTCCGACAGGAGACTGGAGAGTGCGAGGTTGTGCGGATCGAGCGAGACCCCAACCGAAGCGGCCACATTGCGCtcctcaagaacaaggagtcCGGCAACTTTTCCTACATCACTGCTCCCGAGGGTACTCGAGCCGGTGACACGGTGCAGTCGTTCCTCAACGGCATCCCCCAGAACATCATTGACGAGTTCCACGGCCAGACCGACCCCGCCATGTTGGCCTACCGACTGTGTCGAAAGGGCAACTGTCTGCCCATGTGGATGATCCCCGTGGGTACCGTCATCCACGCCATTTCCACCGAGCCCCACGGCAAGGCCAAGTTCTGCCGAGCTGCCGGAACCTACGGACGTCTCATTGGAAAGGAGCCCGCCAAGAACAAGGCCATCGTGCGAATGCAGAGTGGCGAAGAGCGATACGTGCATCTCAAGGCCTCGGCCACCATCGGTGTGGTGTCTGCTCCTGACCATCAGAACGAGTCGTTCGGAAAGGCCGGCAGATCGCGATGGAGAGGTATCCGACCCACCGTGCGAGGTGTAGCCATGAACGCCTGCGACCATCCCCAcggaggtggacgaggaaAGTCCAAGGGTAACGTGACGTCGCGATCCATCTGGGGCGTGCTGGCCAAGCGATACAAGACCCGACGAGGCAAGCACCAGAACCccaacaagctcaaggatCGACCTCGATACAAGGAGCAGCGAAAGtaatgtatatagtatAAGTGAACGGGACCGTATTGAACGAACGAACGAAAACGACTGACTCAAAAGAGTGACCaaagtatgtactggtatgATCAGCTGCCATGGAACTGCAATATATATTGTTGAACCATCTATGTATGTTAACACAATCCATACATCAAGACAGAGGTATAATGTAGACAAAGCAGAGACACGGAACAGAGGGCTTCGTGCAAGTATGATACAACTACTTGTGCTGCACTCGTACCAGTATGGCGGTGGTGTAAGTGGTTGTTAATGTTGCACGTATCCAATCATGCTGAGCGAGCCCTGGAACGAAGAACGCTGCATCTAGTTACTTAGTTAAGATTGTTTGGTTGGTAATAGTTGGAGATAATTCATGCTGATGGTATACATTTCAGGGTTGCTGGCATGTTAGCAAGAAACAAATAGTATCATTACATACAGAATATACAAGATCTGAACAAATAAACGACAATATTTTGCTTTGTAATACTGTTATGCCTCAGTATTCCAGTTTGCAAGATGTGAGTTAGGTTTCGTTGGTTGACGCGTTGTTGGTGAATACTTATACCTTAACTATTAGTCAAGACACATCCTGCAAGTAGTCAGCCTTGAGCCGCGAATATGCCTACTACAGGATCAGAAAAGGCACATACAAGGCACACAAGACGCAATTCAGATACAGTATTCAAGGTGTCTGTCCATAGATATGTCTAGTCTTTATACTATAtacgatactcgtacttcaTGGACCAAACCCAAGCTGGCCCACTGTGTTCCCCTTTAAAAGTCTACATTCACCCAAAAACCCTAGCCCACTCAATAAAACCAATATATATTATAATACTTGAGAAGAACACTTCTCTTTTTTGAACCGAGCGTCGAGTTCATTTGAACCTCTCTTTTTCCTTTAGTGAGACTCATTCCAAGAGTTGGAAGTGGCAGCTTCAGGATGAGCCTCAGCAGGAGCACCTGGAGGAACAGAACCAGGGGCGCCTGCAGCAgtgccagcagcagcgccagcagcagcaccccCTTCACCGTTCATCATCAGATATTGGTACCAGTCGCCAATATTGAGCGATTGAGGGGCGTATCCAAATCCACTGGCCGCGGTGGGCTCGTCCTCGGGCGACGACTTGTAGGTGCCGCCTTCGGTGTGGCTGGCTCCGTCGGCGTGGGCAAACATGTCCGGAGGAAGCGCGCTGGTGGCGGGCTCCTGGAGCTGCGACTGCAGGTTAGACATATCGCCAGTCACGTCGGGGAAAAGCTGCATGGGCTGGAACGACTCAAAGAAGGTGTTCGAAGCCGGCGGGGTGTTAGTGACAAAGTAAAAGTCCGGATGCGGGGTGCCGGGCTTGGATGGCAGCGTGCCGTTGAAAGGGGTGCCGGGATTTGTAGGAGGCTGTCTATCGCCCAGGTACTCCTCTCCTTCCTGCTGCgattgctgctgctggtcaaACGCATGATTGTTGAACTTGCGTTCTGGCTGTGGCTGATGCgtctgttgttgctgttgtgtgtgttgctgttgttgttgctgctgctgctgctgttgctgtcgagcatgctgctgctgttgttgttgttgctgggcATGTCGTTGCTGTTGGGCATGGTGCTGTTGGGCGCCatgtggtggttgtgaaGCCTGGTGCTGAGCTTGAGGcatttgctgctgctttgCTGCGTCGGGTTTGCTGACGCCTCTAGCATGACGTCGGATGGTCTTGGCCATGTGATTTCGAATGGGCTGCGACTCGTTCATGTGCTTGAAAAGCTTGAGCACCATTCGTGCCACCACCCACGTCTTGCCGCATTCCTCCAGGGCCTTCATACACACGTCCAGCGACCGGTTGGCAGACTCAACCACCGACGGCGACTTGGACTCGGTCTGGTACACAAGCATGATCATGGCCGAAAAGAGCGTGTACACCATGAACGCCGGGGTGTCACGCAGCTCGTTATACGCTAACATGTTCTCCATGATTTTGGCAATCATGTGAGCGGCCTGGAACGCGATACCCCACGAAGGGTATGCGCTCTCGTTAGCCTCTGACGTTCGCCGTTGCAGAATGTTGCTTCGGTGCACAAGACACAGAATCGTGTAGTATTGTGAGTGGAGCAGGGCCTTGTAGAAGTTGTGAGAGCCCATATCCTTGACGGAGTACTTGAGCTCCGGCGGCAGGTTGTTCATCCACGAGCCCATGGCCATGTCGCAGTGCGAGACGACGGGAATTCGGTTTAGTCGGTGCGAGTGCTCGGCACCCACACTGAATTGTTGTCGCAGAACAAGCCCCATGATTTCAGACAGCTTGACGGCGTGAATAAAATAGAGCGAGTGGAGTCTGTTGACGGGGTAGGGAGACGGGTAGTCAGGCTCGTCCTCAATGAAATCGTCTTCGGTGAGCATTGGCACATCCGAGTCTTCCAGGTTGATCATAACAGGTCGCCCCAAAGATACGGCGATGGCTCGGTCTCGGAAAAAGATGACCCACCACACCCGCTTCCACATTCGCTTTTCGGCCACCGACAGCGACGAGTTTTCCACAGATCGATGCAGACCGAATCCTTGCGCCACACACAGACCCACACGCGACCAGTAGAAGACGTTTTTGGTCACGTCTTCGGGACcctcccaccaccagccCATGAGGGCCAGCGACTGCACAATTGAAATACGATCATTTTCGTAGTTGGAGTCGTACAGTGCCTTGGCTCGCTTGTAGAAGGTGAGCGACGCCTGGTCTGACGACCCATTGGCGTCCAGTAGAGCCGGGTTTCTGCACACTCGAGAACCAGCCAGCAGAACGGCCTGAagcaacagcagcgacGGCGTGTTGACGGGGTCGTTGTAGCGGCGCATGAACTGTGTTCTGTTGACAATTGGGATGACCGGGTGGATCTTTTCAAAATAGCTCTCCACAATGTCGTCACACAGTTCTCGGGGAGGTAACAGGAAGGCTCCTCTCAGTTTGAGAATCTCAATCTCTTCGGGATCCAGTTCATGGAACACGGGGTTTCCACCTGTGATTTCGGCTGGCAAGGGGTAGTGGTAGGCTTCATTATCCGGGTTAGCGTCCAACAACAGATTGAGGTTGGACGAGGAGCCCAGAAACGCCACCCGGCCACTCTGTTTAACCACCTTGGAGTCGAGCATTTTGAGCCACGTGTTGGACGAGTCGCTGAGGTTGGGGTTGGCGTCCGGTTTCGTCTCGCCCTCGTGTTGCTGGtactgttgctgtttgGTCTCCTGCTGAAAGTGCATGAGCCGCTGCTGGGCAGTGGGGGCCGTGTTGGGCGACGACGCTGTGGAGGAAGACGCGTTGGAGGGCGCCTGGGGGGGCACGGAGCCCTCGTCGGACTCCTCGCCGCCGTCCGTCTTGCGTCGTTTGCGGTCCTTGGTTCCCTTGTCCGCCACCTTTTCTGCCGCCGCCTTTTTGTCGTTCTTTTTCCGCTTCACTTCGGGTATCTTGCACTCGCATCCAAATGCTTGACAATTCTATGTTAGTTGATATGGCCTCATGTCACTCACACGTCGACAACGCTTTTGTTCCTGGAGTGTTTGTTTCTTCCACCCCACCATACTCACGGTACACGGCATTCGTTCTGTAACGTCACATCGGACTTTTCGGGCATggcatctgtgttagtacTGAGTGGTTCGTCGCGATCAGCTCCACCTATCCGTCCGTCTGACAATCTTCCCTCCTCTCTCACTCACACCTCACAAGCCCTGGAAGCTCGCGGCTTGGCCCTTCGATAGCCAAATTTGGCGTTGCCTGAGCCGCCCGGGGTGGcgccctcctcctctttgACCTTGGAAGACATGGTATCGTGCGTTGCGTCGTgctttgtttttttgggggggtCGTTAGGGATGCCAAAGAAACTGGAAACCAAATTCGAGACGATAATAAGTTAGTTGGCGATGGAGTGTGTGGTGACCCTGCTCACACGCATGGCAGAATCAACTAAGTTTGGCTCACAGCACTTTCAAAGCACCCTGCTAAAGGACTCCTTCCCTAACCCCCTCCCGCCGTTCGGAAAAAATGGAGACCCCCGGGGATGAAAGTCAAACCGCCTGCACCTTGGAGACGCACAGGGGCCCTGCAAAGAGGTGGAAACTCTTGTCGCTTGAGCTTCGAAAAGGGCTGGGGTTCGCACGCGGCGTGGTGGACGGCCTACCAAAATACCTCTTAGCGTCTGGGCTTATACGCTAGGGTGCAAGAGTGGTCtacttggagttgagcCGTTGCAACTGGACTTTTGAACCAACCTCAAGTCGTCTCGTCACAACCACCGCCGCATGTGAAGATGCAATGGCGCAAGCTGTGTGGAAACGCCTGGTTCTTGTTACTCTTTGTGCACTAACCGCCGTTTCCCCTCTCCATGCCATGCCATGACCACTTGACGTCAGCACCAgccagtacatacagtaccttgcacttgtatctCCAGTATTGCATAATTTCTCATTCTACTGACAGACGACCAAATCTTGAGCTTGAAGTGAGTCATGACCAACATTGGATGTGCGATACGATACATACAAGTgcggtacgagtacggcggtacaatacaatacaatacaaagATATTGCTGTGGCTCCATTGTCTTATCTCGAAACCTTttttgtcacgtgatttgcGCCCAAACCAACAAGACGCAATACTGAAGGGggaagaaagaaaaaaagggaatGTAAAAGGGAATGGAAAAGGGAATGGAAAAGGGAATGGAAAAAGGGAAGAAAGAACAGtaagaagagaaggaaggaAAAGAAAGGGGGAAATTTGGGAAAATTTGGGGAAATTTGGGAAATTTGGGAAAATTTGGGGACAAAATTGCTTCCCCTTCTTTCGACTGTGCAGACCCATGTCTCTTGTGCCTATACAATGGCGAAAATGACGTGAGATTTCAGATTGTACATGATGGAGAAAGTGGGGTAGTAAACAGGAGGAGAGATTGATTGTCAGAATGGTCAGAGTGGTCAGAGTGGGTGTCTTGGCGGGCATAGTAGGGAGGACACGTTGAGGTGGAGGTGAGAGTGAGGGTGAGAGTGAGAGTGAGAATGAGGGTACGAGTATGACTTACGAgaactactgtagtatgAGAACTAGAATCAGTGTACCAGAATGAGTACGACGAGAACGAATCGTGTACCAAAATCAGTACGACGAGAACGAATCGGGAAGACAACAACGAGAATACGTCTGGTAATCGGGCTCGAGCTCAACTCACTGGTTCCcttcatcacgtgacaccgTTGGTTTCAGGTAACAATCGCCTCGTTTTGCCGTATtgtcttcttgtctttgtCTGCATTTTGCCCTTTTGCTTCGGAGTTTGGCTTTCTTCGGTTCTCTCAAACCTTGCCGTCCTTGTCTCTCGTGCCAGTGGATGACCATGGATGTTGGTCCTATGTCAGCAACACTGCAAGCCTGCGCAAGACGCAAAGGCTTAACCTACGAGCTGAAATATGTGGTTCGGAGATGGCCAAGAACCAATCATGGCGAGATGCACCATGGGACGGATGTCCAGGGGTTCTAGGAAGCAAGGCCCGACAGAATTTTTCCGACACAAGGTTGGACTATCATTTCCCCATTTCCTCATTTCCCTGAGGGATTATGGTTCGGTATACCCAGTACTTGATCTGCTCCTCGGGGGATGTCTCGGTGAGTGCGGGTACAGTCTTGGGCCGGTCGATTCAAGTACGGTACCTGTATCGTGCTTGCTACTGACTAAGAATCACCAGAACATTCACATGAACGCCAAGGGGCCAAGGAAGCGTGCCGCGTTCTCGCTGTACACCCATGCACCTGTTTCAGGAGATTGATCCAGGTCAGCCTCAGAGCCGTTATCTAATTCTCGCTGGAGAGAGGCTCCCAGTTGAACCTCGGCCCAAATGCACATAGTCCAGGTACCTCCGGCACGCATACCACACCTATCTGGCCCACTCACAAGGCCGTTTGAGGTCTACCTTAACGTCTGAGATGCAAGCCAACAGACAGACTCCGACAAACAAGCCGTTACCACACTACGACTACCAAACCCTAGGGCGGTCGGGTCATGGCTGTGCATGGCGTCTTTGTCCAGATCGGAGTGCCGATCAACAGTGTCAAACCGTTTCATCCGCTCAAATACGGCTGCAAACGACTGCTTTATCCATAAACACCATGCATCGGAACGTAACGGAACCATTCTTGTGGGCCAGGAGCCGTTTGGAAGGCCTCGACCGTTACGTTACAAGCGAACACTTCACGTGTCCAAACAATGGCGGTAGTGTTGTGTGGTAGATTGCGAGTACGAACGAGTATGAGTAGCTGGAACAAACACATTACGCCCACCGTCGATCTTACAGTACTCGGCAGTACAGTCCGTACAAGCCAGTTTGTTCTCGCAAGGTGTACTCGCCTGTGAATCACCTTGCTCATGTGCTCTCATCACCCCGATATCCCGATACCGGTAACGTTGAGCCAGATGAAGACCCCGACATGGTCTCCGACGAGATGCAAGACGCGGTACTAAAATAGACCGTGTACAAGCCCGGTGCTTCGAGATTGCTACCGAACTTGAACCGCGCCAGAGAGTGACCTGTTCAGTGACTCAGACGCACCACAAGTAGACACGGAGCCGGTTCTTGTTAATGTCCGTTGTGCATGTCGGTGTGATGTACCGCTAGCACCGGAGATTATGGcaagagtacaagtgcagCACAAGTTCAGCACTAGTTCAGCACTAgtattgtacgagtatccGTACCAGACCGATGTATACCGAAATGGGAGCCACTGTTGCGCTGAACTGGTGGAGAAAGTACGTCTATGTCTTCTCAGCCATGGACACGGGTATTGCGTTGTGAGccatcatcttctcggTCGAGTGTGTGAAGCACGAGCTCAACGGTGGAGCAACGCCGTGTCTGAGGCCGGGACAGACAATAGACCTCCAGCCAGACTCCCCATTCCCAAAATTTATCGGCCCAGATCATATGTCATGACTGGAGACCGGAGACTGGTATGTTCCAGACAGACTTCTCTCAGGCACTTGTGACCATGGTTCTCACCTAAAGGGCTATGGTTCAAGACAGCTATGATGGCTATATACTTTGATGTCCACTCTCTACGTGGGGTGGCGAATCAGGATGACCTTTGCAGGCTGGTGTTCCCTGAGACCGTAGGAGAGTAGCATTCCTTGTCAATATGGgatctacttgtaggtacagtagctgGCCGTATTGTATCGGAATAAAAAACTACAGAATTGACAATCCTCGCCATCCGTCAGTGATGGCAACTTGTAAGCAAAGTGGGGTGGATACGAGTATGTTACTACGTCGATAACGAGTCTTTACCATACACATACTCGAACTGGAGTAGTTTTGTTTGATTGTTTGTTTTATGTTTTTATACAATCTCTACCATCTTCGGCACACCAAAGTCGGTGGTTTGACATCACATCGGAACATGTCGGAGCCACTACAATTGCAGTGAGAGTTGCTgaggagaggagaagaaactgtgtatatataataGAAGAGCGCCAGAGTGAGCATGTCAAGACCAGGTTGTTTCTTGACGTCAGACCTTCTGTCAGTATCTACTTTCCTATTTACTGCCTGCATCTACGGATGTGCATATCTACTGTGCACCCTAGAGCCCTGACGACTCACGGGACACATTATGGGTGTTAGAGCTGAGTGTCGCCACTACCGGcccctacttgtagggcCATCTAAGAACTCGTCTGACCCATTCAACGGTAGACGCCGTTTGACCGGTAAACCCCATTTAGCCGGTAAAACCCCTACCCCTGAGTCCGTCTGTAGCCCAGTGCCCCGAAGCCCAGTGACGAAGCCCTGTCCATAACTTTTTCCGTGACCGTCCCTCCCCTGACCGCTTTTTATACTCGTGCAAATATCTCCAGACCGTTAATCCGAAGTAATCATGCCTTGATACTGCAACCTGGGTGCCCCCACTCGACCCTAGTGTGACTTTTTCTACATagcagtacagtaggtaaTGTAGCATGCATGCGCCTGACGCTGGGAATAGCTCGACTTATTTACTTTTGCCTCCCCATTCCAGGCTTTGGATCTATTTCCCCGCGCCATTGAGCAGATTGGCCAGCAGCCAGGCCGCCCTGTTGGCATCGACTGACGAAATGAGGCACTTGTTGAACACCCAGCCGTGGCAGCCGTAGCAGCCAtaccacctcttctccttATTGGATGGACGTGCCAAGCCCGGGTCTGCTTGTCCGAATGCACACAAGCTGTTGAATCAGCCGCCTAGACACCTCTCCATCCACCCACCGCCTCTCCTGCCGCTCCACAGTTGATTTTCCGGCCCTGGCCTCATCTGTTGAGCCTTTTGCCAAGGTGGTGTGTGACCCCCACCAGCTTCCCCCACGGAAAATAAGACGGTTGCGCAACCCTAAATCCCTGGCCCAAGCCAAGTtctcgtactgtagcacaCAGGACAAGGCTCTAGCGGCGGTTATAGATGCAGAGTCGAGCCCACGGTCCGATCTCGGCCAAGATACAGGTGCATATTTGATCTGTGTTGCTCTGGAGACCGCAATACCGCCACAGGCTGTGTATTTGCCTCTCTCTGCTGGATATTGAATTCTACGTCGCTCTTTCTTGCTCGCTAAACCTattctacagtacaactaATAGTGTGATGGAGTAAAGTAAATTATTCTACAATCTACTCGTGCCCCCACGCAGATTGGAC from Yarrowia lipolytica chromosome 1D, complete sequence encodes:
- a CDS encoding uncharacterized protein (Compare to YALI0D12584g, similar to uniprot|Q9P602 Neurospora crassa ATP synthase oligomycin sensitivity conferring protein mitochondrial precursor, similar to Saccharomyces cerevisiae ATP5 (YDR298C); ancestral locus Anc_5.315) — protein: MFASRAIRMMSMRPMARTMATKAAAPVKVPVQLFGLDGTYATALYTAAAKESDLSKTEGSLAKLRDVFAQQPEVAQIVSNPTLSHEDKQTVVNVLSQAVGGDKTLTNFLTVISDNNRLALIPGIIEKFETLVNASKGLVEATVTSASELDKKTVNRIQAAIAGSSFVGEGELKLNLKVNPDILGGLIVEVAERTVDVSVASKIARLNHVLSEPI
- a CDS encoding mitochondrial 54S ribosomal protein uL2m (Compare to YALI0D12606g, similar to uniprot|P32611 Saccharomyces cerevisiae Putative 60S mitochondrial ribosomal protein YEL050C, similar to Saccharomyces cerevisiae RML2 (YEL050C); ancestral locus Anc_5.516) — translated: MNRLVSRHLSARIGRIGAIQPAISLAPLRAFSTFPRLRQEQQPPVAEDSFIDEEIKGATPKRQRVRPTRMKPFVDSEAAMFARNTSVSDITLVPETVDLTALEKQDIYMKSQRKITKAAVKFKTMTPISPSMRWYKAAIYPYLWKGKPHRALTVARKARNGRCSNTGRVVTRHQGGGHRRRVRLIDFFRQETGECEVVRIERDPNRSGHIALLKNKESGNFSYITAPEGTRAGDTVQSFLNGIPQNIIDEFHGQTDPAMLAYRLCRKGNCLPMWMIPVGTVIHAISTEPHGKAKFCRAAGTYGRLIGKEPAKNKAIVRMQSGEERYVHLKASATIGVVSAPDHQNESFGKAGRSRWRGIRPTVRGVAMNACDHPHGGGRGKSKGNVTSRSIWGVLAKRYKTRRGKHQNPNKLKDRPRYKEQRK
- a CDS encoding uncharacterized protein (Compare to YALI0D12628g, similar to uniprot|P52958 Fusarium solani Cutinase transcription factor 1 alpha); amino-acid sequence: MSSKVKEEEGATPGGSGNAKFGYRRAKPRASRACEVCHARKVRCDVTERMPCTNCQAFGCECKIPEVKRKKNDKKAAAEKVADKGTKDRKRRKTDGGEESDEGSVPPQAPSNASSSTASSPNTAPTAQQRLMHFQQETKQQQYQQHEGETKPDANPNLSDSSNTWLKMLDSKVVKQSGRVAFLGSSSNLNLLLDANPDNEAYHYPLPAEITGGNPVFHELDPEEIEILKLRGAFLLPPRELCDDIVESYFEKIHPVIPIVNRTQFMRRYNDPVNTPSLLLLQAVLLAGSRVCRNPALLDANGSSDQASLTFYKRAKALYDSNYENDRISIVQSLALMGWWWEGPEDVTKNVFYWSRVGLCVAQGFGLHRSVENSSLSVAEKRMWKRVWWVIFFRDRAIAVSLGRPVMINLEDSDVPMLTEDDFIEDEPDYPSPYPVNRLHSLYFIHAVKLSEIMGLVLRQQFSVGAEHSHRLNRIPVVSHCDMAMGSWMNNLPPELKYSVKDMGSHNFYKALLHSQYYTILCLVHRSNILQRRTSEANESAYPSWGIAFQAAHMIAKIMENMLAYNELRDTPAFMVYTLFSAMIMLVYQTESKSPSVVESANRSLDVCMKALEECGKTWVVARMVLKLFKHMNESQPIRNHMAKTIRRHARGVSKPDAAKQQQMPQAQHQASQPPHGAQQHHAQQQRHAQQQQQQQQHARQQQQQQQQQQQQHTQQQQQTHQPQPERKFNNHAFDQQQQSQQEGEEYLGDRQPPTNPGTPFNGTLPSKPGTPHPDFYFVTNTPPASNTFFESFQPMQLFPDVTGDMSNLQSQLQEPATSALPPDMFAHADGASHTEGGTYKSSPEDEPTAASGFGYAPQSLNIGDWYQYLMMNGEGGAAAGAAAGTAAGAPGSVPPGAPAEAHPEAATSNSWNESH